A stretch of Henckelia pumila isolate YLH828 chromosome 4, ASM3356847v2, whole genome shotgun sequence DNA encodes these proteins:
- the LOC140861086 gene encoding uncharacterized protein produces MELQRKRTIMDMVRCMLKKKNMPAEFWAEAVLCDVYLINRSPKKSLQNTSPNEAWHGKKPNILCELNLMIRLKSASSMDAILQVHQICRFLFLKKKIHKHLIKIMIIEMMEKADMHKIHRKDPITFKEESKEEKLNQAMKEEIKSIEKNDTRELTSLPLHKYSIGVKWIFKTKTNQDSSFNKYKARLVAKGYKQKEDEDFNEVFAPVSRLDTIRLLISLAAQNFWKLFLVDVKSAFLNGYLQEEIYFEQPLGFVKKGEEYKVFKLKKALYGLKQSPRAWYIKETIDYGIFYEAQVSIKLVGYTDSYVDLVLHGKTENIRLHFHFLRELVIIRLHFNFLRELVNDREIKVEYCRSDEQLADVLTKSLGTLFFQEMLQIWESRENLI; encoded by the exons ATGGAATTGCAGAGAAAAAGGACGATCATGGACATGGTCCGATGCATGTTGAAGAAAAAGAACATGCCAGCTGAGTTTTGGGCTGAAGCAGTTTTGTGTGATGTTTATTTAATCAACAGGTCACCCAAAAAGAGTTTGCAAAACACTTCTCCTAATGAAGCTTGGCATGGAAAGAAACCAAAT ATTCTTTGCGAACTAAACTTGATGATAAGGCTGAAAAGTGCATCTTCAATGGATGCA ATTCTTCAAGTTCATCAAATATGTAGATTCTTGTTTTTGAAGAAGAAGATTCATAAGCATTTAATCAAAATTATGATAATAGAAATGATGGAGAAAGCAGACATGCACAAGATTCACC GAAAAGATCCAATTACCTTTAAAGAAGAATCAAAGGAAGAAAAATTGAATCAAGCTATGAAAGAAGAAATCAAGTCTATTGAGAAGAATGATACTCGTGAGCTTACTTCTCTGCCTttgcataaatattcaattggTGTGAAATGGATTTTCAAGACAAAGACCAATCAAGACAGTTCATTTAACAAATATAAAGCAAGGTTGGTTGCAAAGGGGTACAAGCAAAAAGAAGACGAGGATTTCAATGAGGTATTTGCTCCTGTTTCTAGACTTGATACAATTCGGTTGCTTATTTCACTTGCTGCccaaaatttttggaaattgtTTCTAGTGGATGTGAAATCAGCTTTTCTGAATGGttatcttcaagaagaaatttaTTTCGAGCAGCCACTTGGATTTGTTAAAAAAGGTGAGGAATATAAAGTGTTCAAACTCAAGAAGGCATTATACGGGTTGAAGCAATCACCCCGTGCTTG GTATATTAAAGAGACGATTGATTATGGAATTTTCTATGAAGCACAAGTTTCTATCAAACTTGTTGGTTATACAGATAGTTATGTG GATCTTGTTTTACATGGAAAAACAGAGAACATTCGGCTTCATTTTCATTTCTTGAGGGAACTTGTCATTATTCGTCTTCATTTTAATTTCTTGAGGGAACTTGTTAATGACAGAGAAATAAAAGTGGAGTACTGTCGAAGCGATGAACAACTTGCTGATGTTTTAACAAAATCTCTTGGTACTCTTTTTTTTCAAGAAATGTTGCAAATTTGGGAGTCAAGAGAAAATCTGATTTAA